Within the Micromonospora citrea genome, the region TGGGCCGGGTGGGGTCAGGGGGTGGTCAGGGTGGTGGGGTTCAGGGTGCCGGTGGCCACCAGGGTGGCGGGGCCGGCCAGCCAGCAGGAATCCTCCGTCACCGTGACCGAGAGCCGGCCGCCCGGAACGTCCACCGCCATCACCCCGGTCTCCCGGCCGGCGTCGCGCAGGGCCACGGCGGCCACCGCGCAGGCGCCGGTGCCGCAGGAGAGCGTCTCGGCGGAGCCGCGCTCGTACACGCGCATCAGCACGTGGCCGTCGGCGCCGTCGACCGGCTCGCCCGGCGCGGTGAACTCCACGTTCACCCCGGCCGGGAAGACCGTCGGGTCGACCTCGGGAGCCCGCGTGAGGTCCAACGCGGGCAGCTCCAGCCCGGCCGGCAGCGCGCAGACCAGGTGCGGGTTGCCCACGTCCACCGCGGTCCCGGGCAGGGTCAGCCCGCCGAGGCTGGCGTTCGCCGTGTCGTACAGCCGGGGGCGGCGCATCTCGACGGCGATGGCGTCGGCCGTGACCAGCGCGCGCACGACGCCGGCCCGAGTGGCCACCGGCAGCGCCTCACCCGCCGGCTCGGCGAGCCCGGCGGCGAGCAGGTAGCGGACGAAGACCCGGGCGCCGTTGCCGCACATCTCGGCGAACGACCCGTCGGCGTTCCAGTAGTCCATGAACCACTCGGCCTCGCCGGCCAGGTCGGCGCCCTCGGGGTGCTTCGCCGCCCGGACGACCCGCAGCACGCCGTCGCCGCCGATCCCGCGCCGCCGGTCGCAGAGCGCCGCGACCAGGCCGGGCGTCAGCTCCAGCCGGTCGTCGGGGTCGGGCAGGATGACG harbors:
- the dapF gene encoding diaminopimelate epimerase: MQFTKGHGTGNDFVILPDPDDRLELTPGLVAALCDRRRGIGGDGVLRVVRAAKHPEGADLAGEAEWFMDYWNADGSFAEMCGNGARVFVRYLLAAGLAEPAGEALPVATRAGVVRALVTADAIAVEMRRPRLYDTANASLGGLTLPGTAVDVGNPHLVCALPAGLELPALDLTRAPEVDPTVFPAGVNVEFTAPGEPVDGADGHVLMRVYERGSAETLSCGTGACAVAAVALRDAGRETGVMAVDVPGGRLSVTVTEDSCWLAGPATLVATGTLNPTTLTTP